One Miscanthus floridulus cultivar M001 chromosome 11, ASM1932011v1, whole genome shotgun sequence DNA window includes the following coding sequences:
- the LOC136492149 gene encoding uncharacterized protein translates to MDSNTKLPLDELKSVKISLESSLGGRTGEVEASLGKRIGAVEHSITDRFNRLEEAAKVLDEWKPKVDASVAELRTELGEVHKSDAVVEQMREEMTALRKTVSRVLLDSDLSASTGVLKPHPVVAAATSSAGHPAIGPFVGHGAAHHHRGSEPMAQPSVKGKLIETLPQPTHQYVLHKSLSSSTLDLGDREFHSAGGAPHEHHAHWGPQYSSSKLPKMDFLVFDGEDPKLWLSRCDDYFDMYMVEPSQWIHVASMRMTGAASRWLQSLDLKEYAGRFTGLVDQLLAYGKTTDPLFYALRFVDGLRDDIRSAVHMQRPSTVDAACVLALLQEELVDPSRWKSPSRAVPMLQQAPVPDRDGHVPTGGAVGEERRPRGVEDKLNTLRSYRRARGLCIRCGEKWSRNHKCPEALQLHALQEFWDMCNSEELECCEEVTTEDDCTQVFAIQGKLRELPEGSVIHVTALSSNERTQQDSVPPAISELLKEFESVFAPLAGYLPAQPFDHAIPLILGASPVQVRPYRYPPSVKDEIERQVTEMLDASIIQPSKSPFSSYVLLVKKKDGTFRFCVDFHHLNAITAKAKYSVPRQLKYLGHVISEQGVATDPDKVQAVLHWPVPSSVKELRSFLGLAGYYRRFVKHFGVITCPLTELLKKGALFVWSTVHDAAFHALKQALTSAPVLALLDFSKPFFMETDASGTGIGIVLTQDGHPLAFLSKSLSLHSQGLLTYEKEYLAILMALDHWRSYLQHVEFRIITDQKSLVQLSEQRLHTPCLNGYKMWLLLMSLILTPSKSLLSWLLILQRCPVLPIGMPDLQHRIIAAMHDSAIGGHSGIPVTYRHIKQLFTWTVLYGFAPQQFGLHAANDSPISDLSEWLHDRELMTDLIKQHLHSAKQRMKRHADENRSEREFQPEDWVFLKLQLYVQSSLADRSNQKLAFKYFGPFRIIERIGSVAYKLELPASSSIHPVFHVS, encoded by the exons ATGGATTCCAATACCAAGCTTCCTCTCGATGAGCTCAAATCTGTGAAGATCTCCCTCGAGTCGTCTCTCGGCGGCCGAACCGGAGAGGTGGAGGCATCGCTGGGCAAGCGGATCGGGGCCGTGGAGCATTCCATCACGGACCGATTCAATCGCTTGGAGGAGGCCGCCAAGGTGCTCGACGAGTGGAAGCCCAAGGTGGATGCGTCGGTGGCGGAGCTGCGCACGGAGTTGGGCGAGGTCCACAAGTCCGACGCTGTGGTGGAGCAGATGCGCGAAGAGATGACCGCGCTCCGCAAGACCGTGAGTCGTGTGCTGCTCGACTCGGATCTGTCAGCATCCACTGGGGTCCTCAAGCCTCATCCCGTGGTGGCCGCGGCGACATCATCTGCCGGGCACCCAGCCATTGGCCCGTTTGTTGGGCACGGCGCGGCACATCACCACCGGGGGTCCGAGCCCATGGCTCAACCCTCGGTCAAGGGTAAGCTCATCGAGACCCTTCCCCAGCCCACCCATCAGTATGTTCTTCACAAGTCGCTTTCTAGCTCGACGCTGGATTTGGGGGATCGGGAGTTCCATAGTGCTGGGGGCGCACCGCATGAGCATCACGCGCATTGGGGGCCGCAGTACTCTAGTAGTAAATTACCTAAGATGGATTTTCTAGTTTTTGATGGGGAGGATCCGAAGCTGTGGCTTAGTCGTTGTGATGATTATTTTGACATGTATATGGTTGAGCCCAGTCAATGGATTCATGTGGCCTCCATGCGGATGACTGGAGCCGCGTCTCGCTGGCTGCAGTCCTTAGATctcaag GAATATGCTGGCCGATTCACTGGCTTAGTTGATCAGCTCCTAGCTTATGGCAAAACTACAGATCCTTTGTTTTATGCATTACGTTTCGTGGATGGGTTGCGTGATGACATACGTTCTGCTGTTCATATGCAACGACCTTCTACCGTGGATGCTGCTTGTGTTCTTGCCCTGTTGCAGGAGGAACTGGTGGATCCGAGTCGATGGAAATCACCATCCAGGGCCGTGCCCATGCTGCAGCAGGCGCCGGTTCCTGATCGCGATGGGCATGTCCCTACTGGTGGCGCGGTCGGGGAGGAGCGGCGTCCTCGGGGCGTCGAGGACAAGCTGAATACTCTTCGCTCCTATCGACGCGCCCGTGGCCTCTGCATTCGTTGCGGCGAAAAATGGTCTCGCAACCATAAGTGCCCTGAAGCTCTTCAGTTACACGCACTGCAAGAATTCTGGGACATGTGCAACAGTGAAGAATTAGAGTGCTGTGAGGAGGTCACCACTGAGGATGATTGTACTCAGGTTTTTGCTATTCAG GGTAAGCTCAGGGAGTTGCCGGAGGGCTCAGTTATTCATGTTACTGCACTTTCTTCTAATGAACGTACTCAGCAGGATTCTGTTCCTCCGGCTATCTCAGAATTGTTGAAGGAGTTTGAGTCAGTGTTTGCTCCTCTAGCTGGTTATCTGCCTGCTCAGCCATTTGATCATGCTATACCTCTCATTCTGGGAGCATCTCCTGTGCAAGTTCGTCCCTATCGTTATCCACCCTCGGTCAAGGACGAAATAGAGAGGCAAGTCACTGAAATGCTCGATGCTAGTATTATTCAGCCTAGCAAGAGTCCCTTTTCCTCATATGTTCTCCTGGTCAAAAAGAAGGACGGGACATTCCGGTTCTGTGTTGATTTCCACCACCTCAATGCGATCACAGCAAAGGCTAAGTATTCGGTTCCA CGTCAGTTGAAGTATCTTGGGCATGTGATTTCTGAGCAAGGCGTGGCCACGGATCCTGATAAGGTGCAGGCAGTTCTACACTGGCCAGTGCCATCATCTGTAAAGGAACTCCGCAGCTTCTTGGGGCTGGCAGGATATTACCGGCGCTTTGTTAAGCATTTTGGTGTGATCACTTGTCCACTGACGGAGTTGCTCAAGAAAGGGGCTCTGTTCGTCTGGTCCACTGTACATGATGCTGCTTTTCATGCTCTCAAACAAGCCTTGACTTCTGCTCCGGTGCTGGCCTTGCTGGATTTTTCCAAGCCGTTCTTTATGGAGACAGATGCGAGTGGGACGGGAATTGGCATTGTGCTTACTCAGGATGGCCACCCACTTGCTTTTCTTAGCAAGTCTCTTTCCCTCCATTCCCAGGGTCTCTTGACATATGAAAAGGAATATCTTGCCATTTTGATGGCATTGGATCATTGGCGAAGTTACCTGCAACATGTTGAGTTCCGCATTATCACTGATCAGAAAAGTCTAGTTCAGCTATCTGAGCAACGTTTACATACCCCTTG CCTCAATGGTTATAAGATGTGGCTGCTTCTTATGAGTCTGATTCTCACGCCCAGCAAATCATTGCTAAGTTGGTTGTTGATCCTTCAGCGGTGCCCTGTTTTACCTATCGGGATG CCTGATCTGCAGCATCGCATCATCGCTGCTATGCATGACAGCGCCATTGGAGGTCATTCTGGCATTCCTGTTACTTACAGGCACATTAAGCAGTTGTTCACTTGGACAG TGCTCTATGGATTTGCTCCCCAGCAGTTTGGCCTGCATGCTGCCAATGACTCGCCAATTTCAGATTTGTCTGAGTGGCTCCATGATCGTGAACTCATGACGGATCTGATCAAGCAACACCTCCACAGTGCTAAGCAAAGGATGAAAAGACACGCGGATGAGAACCGTTCAGAGCGCGAGTTTCAGCCGGAAGATTGGGTGTTCTTGAAACTGCAGTTGTATGTGCAGTCTTCTTTGGCTGATCGTTCTAACCAGAAGCTGGCGTTCAAGTATTTTGGGCCCTTCCGCATCATTGAGCGCATCGGGTCAGTCGCTTACAAGTTGGAGCTTCCGGCCTCCTCTTCCATTCACCCTGTTTTTCATGTCTCATAG
- the LOC136491150 gene encoding LOW QUALITY PROTEIN: uncharacterized protein At4g15970-like (The sequence of the model RefSeq protein was modified relative to this genomic sequence to represent the inferred CDS: inserted 2 bases in 1 codon; deleted 1 base in 1 codon), with protein sequence MACVSCCSRPVTCDVACTTTYXSDGSHNLTSANRNRRRYGSRALGPPLNCSSTSTSVLSRPDMARPARKALMGAPPSAARSRGLPRHALRRSGAALFLATLVALPFAVLYRAAVWRSPGASWGWDSLPSFAASQEEGAVGDDLDSEDLKLERVLKKASMRDNTVILTTLNAAWASPGSVIDLFIDSFRSGVRTNLLLKHLVIVAFDWKAYEQCVKIHPYCFALGTEGVDFSEEKRFLTLGYLEMMWRRLDFLRLVLEKGYNFIFSDADIMWFRNPFPHFYPDVDFQIACDHYVRNATDLRNIANGGFSYVKSNERSIEFYSFWYSSRLRYPGYHDQDVFNAIKHDPYIADIGLTIKFLSTKYFGGFCEPSRDLNEVCTMHANCCIGLRSKIHDLRIMMEDWRSYLSLPPNLKRLQISAWRVPQNCSLSWSQR encoded by the exons ATGGCATGTgtttcatgttgctcccggcctgTCACGTGCGATGTTGCTTGCACTACCACATA TTCCGACGGTTCTCACAATCTC ACTTCCGCAAACCGCAACCGCCGGCGCTACGGCTCGAGAGCGCTGGGGCCGCCACTGAACTGCAGTAGTACTAGTACTTCCGTTCTCTCCCGGCCCGACATGGCCAGGCCAGCGCGCAAAGCCCTGATGGGCGCGCCCCCTTCCGCGGCGCGCTCGCGTGGCCTCCCGAGGCACGCGCTCCGAAGATCCGGTGCCGCTCTCTTCCTTGCCACCCTCGTCGCGCTGCCCTTCGCGGTGCTATACCGCGCCGCCGTCTGGCGCTCGCCGGGGGCTTCCTGGGGGTGGGACTCGCTGCCCTCGTTCGCCGCATCCCAGGAGGAGGGCGCCGTAGGCGACGATCTG GACAGTGAAGATCTCAAACTTGAGCGAGTCCTAAAGAAGGCTTCAATGCGAGACAATACAGTTATCTTGACTACACTTAATGCTGCATGGGCTTCTCCTGGGTCAGTGATAGACCTTTTCATCGACAGTTTCCGTTCTGGTGTCAGAACAAATTTGCTGTTGAAACACCTTGTAATTGTAGCATTTGATTGGAAAGCATACGAGCAATGTGTCAAAATCCATCCCTACTGCTTTGCTCTGGGAACCGAGGGTGTGGATTTCTCTGAAGAGAAGAGGTTCCTGACTTTAGGATATCTtgaaatgatgtggagaaggctaGATTTCTTGCGGCTGGTTCTTGAAAAAGGTTACAACTTCATATTCTCG GATGCAGACATTATGTGGTTTCGCAATCCGTTCCCACATTTCTATCCTGATGTAGACTTTCAGATTGCATGCGATCACTATGTCAGGAATGCAACTGACTTGAGAAATATTGCTAATGGAGGCTTCAGCTATGTGAAATCAAATGAAAGAAGCATAGAGTTTTACAGTTTCTGGTATTCGTCAAGATTGAGGTATCCTGGCTATCATGATCAGGATGTATTCAATGCTATAAAGCATGATCCTTACATTGCAGACATTGGATTGACAATTAAGTTTCTGAGTACAAAGTACTTTGGAGGGTTCTGTGAACCAAGCAGAGATCTGAACGAAGTCTGCACTATGCATGCTAACTGTTGCATTGGGTTGCGAAGCAAGATTCATGATCTTAGGATTATGATGGAGGATTGGAGGAGTTATTTGTCCTTGCCCCCAAATTTGAAAAGATTGCAGATATCTGCTTGGCGGGTGCCACAAAATTGCAG TCTTTCATGGTCGCAACGTTAA